The sequence GGGATAGCGATAGCGGCGATCGCTGCAATCGAAGATTTCGCGTCGGCATTCAGGGCACGTGGCAAGATCGGGAAGGACGATCGCCGATTTAAGTCTGCTTCCTTCTTCGTTCGGTTCGGTGTCCGAAGTGCGAATGCTAAATTCCGTATACCCTACAGGTGCGAGCCATGTGGACTCTATAATGTGAATTTGCGATCGCGGCGGCTTTTCTAATTCCAACCGTTCCCAAAAAACCTGCAATTGCTGGCGAGTTCCTTCCACTTCAATCGAAACTCCACGCAGCGAATTGTTTACCCAACCTGTAAGATTCAACTCAAGCGCAAGGCGATAGACAAACGGACGAAACCCCACCCCCTGAACTGCCCCGCGCACGTTCAGGCTCAGGCGCTGTTTGGATGTATCCGGTGCGATCGTCGCTTCTCTGATGATGTGCACGTTCTTAATTGCAACTACATTACAATCGATTTAATCAATATAGCGTTTTTCAATTGAGAACAGGTCTTATTGATGGGGTGAAGGGGTTCCACACGGCAGTGGCTCTAGCGGGGAAACCCCAAGACCGCCCTGCCTCCCCTTCTTGGGGGCAACGCCCCCAAACCCCCTTCTCGTTTTCATCTGAAAACCGCTATATCATGGTGTTATCGTCAGGCTTGATTTCAATCTACTAATGTTATGCCGCCACCTCAATATATGCAGAGACAGTGGATGGTGTTGGGATTTCCAAACCTTCTAGCCTCAACCCTTCAAGGTGAAACTCTATAGCTTCGCGCATATTTTGCTCCACTTCCGCCGGAGTTGAACCAGTAGAAATACATCCTGGTAGATCGGGTGAGTAGGCCGAGTACCCAGTTTCTGTTTTTTCAATCAATATAAGATATTTCATCATTTAAGACCTGCTTGCTTTAAAATACTGTCCAATGTTCCTGGCGCAAGATCGTCACTTGGCTTCCCGGGTACCGTAACTAGCCCAATCTTGGTGGGATGCTTGTACTGACGATGGCTACCTCTTGTTCGAGCTAAGAACCAACCATCTTCTTCAATAAGCTTGATGACTGCTTTGACCTTCATTATTCAAGCCTAGAGGCGTACCAAAGATTTGTCAATCAATCGTACTAAACTTCCATCCCAGTACTAGTCAGGATTCGAGCTTGTGGTGCGATTGTCGGATATTCCTACAGGTACTGTTAGGACGCATACACTACAATTGGTAATGTATTTCCCAACACTTTTGACTCGATCGCAAAGATCTAGAAAATATGCCGCTATGCAATACGCACAAATAGAACGATCGCTGGCTGCCCTGCAAACATTTTTCCACACGCCATTGGATGAAATCCTGGCGAGATCGCCTGTGCGTGCTGATGCTGAGAACGCAGTGCTAGCCTTGTTTCACAAGGTAGCAACCTCAG comes from Pseudanabaena sp. PCC 6802 and encodes:
- a CDS encoding type II toxin-antitoxin system HicB family antitoxin: MKYLILIEKTETGYSAYSPDLPGCISTGSTPAEVEQNMREAIEFHLEGLRLEGLEIPTPSTVSAYIEVAA
- a CDS encoding type II toxin-antitoxin system HicA family toxin, which codes for MKVKAVIKLIEEDGWFLARTRGSHRQYKHPTKIGLVTVPGKPSDDLAPGTLDSILKQAGLK